Proteins from one Vanessa atalanta chromosome 15, ilVanAtal1.2, whole genome shotgun sequence genomic window:
- the LOC125069512 gene encoding uncharacterized protein LOC125069512 — protein sequence MTSLQDQANIPVEDRFKIAKGYEETNNEAIILENLCKRGYQRFDKNESISLKFVELGVQELAKLHGISFVIEKKMPKYFKENIAALDTSFHFDDDWNELMRKVFEYVANLFDDETKKKIERLVPIWLEKVPKYHNDKTTKCALCHGDYKKNNVMFRVINGEPVELIIIDYQLIEYGSPIKDLILFLYFGSDREFRREHIDKLKELYFETLSRFLQYFNIDVENILPRQKFDKTYREWLDYGLVMCLYFSVFLIPANSSINLKDMNLKDCPFNPDKTVEKMIRELVEDFIEWGYLDA from the exons ATGACGTCGCTACAAGATCAAGCAAATATTCCAGTAGAAGACAGATTCAAAATAGCAAAGGGTTACGAGGAGACAAACAATGAGGCAATTATACTTGAGAATTTATGTAAAAGAGGTTATCAGAGATTTGATAAAAATGaatcaatatcattaaaattcgtCGAATTAGGAGTACAAGAGCTGGCTAAGTTGCACGGAATTTCTTTCgtaattgaaaagaaaatgcCGAAATATTTCAAAGAGAATATTGCAGCACTAGATACCTCGTTCCATTTCGACGATGACTGGAATGAACTGATGCGAAAAGTTTTCGAATATGTAGCTAACTTATTCGACGATGAAACGAAAAAGAAAATAGAACGCTTAGTGCCGATTTGGTTAGAAAAGGTTCCAAAATATCATAATGATAAAACAACTAAATGTGCTTTGTGTCATGgcgactataaaaaaaataatgttatgtttcgTGTGATC AATGGGGAGCCAGTGGAGTTAATAATAATCGACTACCAGCTAATAGAATACGGAAGCCCGATAAAGGACttgatattgtttttgtatttcggTTCAGACCGAGAGTTCAGGAGAGAACATATCGATAAACTTAAGGAATTATATTTCGAGACATTATCAAGATTCTTACAATACTTCAATATAGACGTAGAAAACATTCTACCGCGCCAAAAATTCGATAAGACTTACAGAGAATGGTTGGACTACGGATTGGTGATGTGTCTTTATTTTTCAGTATTCCTGATTCCAGCTAATAGTAGTATTAATTTGAAGGATATGAATCTTAAAGATTGCCCTTTTAATCCCGATAAAACTGTCGAGAAAATGATTCGTGAACTCGTTGAGGATTTTATAGAATGGGGCTATTTGGATGCTTGA